The following coding sequences are from one Triticum dicoccoides isolate Atlit2015 ecotype Zavitan chromosome 4A, WEW_v2.0, whole genome shotgun sequence window:
- the LOC119285270 gene encoding uncharacterized protein LOC119285270 produces MKNGCPHGLIGPGQSWGDSWGAPLAQLTSAHGLLIPTGGPYLSPPPPLLFSSPHSRSPFSIRLAFGALLKEASRPLPSALLGSASARAVALLLQLASARVVSSSFHRTAVRIMEFDERCLKVQDPKFDCLLFDLDDTLYPLSSGISSHVKTNIEAYMVEKLGIEEIKIENLGNLLYKNYGTTMAGLRAIGYNFDYDEYHSFVHGRLPYDNIKPDPVLKQILKNMRMRKLIFTNGDMIHAVRALKRLGLEDCFEGIICFETLNPPCLLTPCDQAPEIFDIAGHFAGLGSADDLPRTPVLCKPNVGAMEAALRIANVNPYKAIFFDDSVRNIQAGKRIGLHTVLVGTSQRVKGADHALESIHNIREALPELWEEAEKAEDVLYADRVAIETSVTA; encoded by the exons atgaaaaatggcTGCCCCCACGGTTTGATAGGGCCCGGCCAATCATGGGGCGACAGCTGGGGTGCACCGCTCGCCCAATTAACTAGTGCTCATGGGCTGCTAATCCCGACCGGAGGCCCCTATTTAAGcccgccccctcccctcctcttCTCCTCCCCCCACTCCCGCTCTCCCTTCTCCATACGCCTCGCCTTTGGAGCGCTCTTGAAGGAAGCCTCGAGACCTCTGCCTTCTGCTCTCCTCGGCTCTGCATCCGCGAGAGCTGTTGCATTGCTGCTGCAGCTCGCGAGCGCCCGGGTCGTTAGTAG TTCTTTTCACCGCACCGCAGTCCGGATCATGGAGTTCGACGAGCGCTGCCTCAAGGTCCAGGACCCCAAATTTGACTGCCTCCTCTTCG ACCTCGACGACACTCTGTACCCGCTGAGCTCGGGGATCTCATCACACGTCAAGACCAACATTGAAG CTTACATGGTTGAGAAGCTGGGTATTGAGGAGATCAAGATCGAGAACCTCGGCAACCTGCTGTACAAGAACTATGGCACGACGATGGCGGGCCTCAGGGCAATCGGCTACAACTTCGACTACGATGAGTACCACAG CTTTGTCCATGGAAGACTGCCCTACGACAACATCAAGCCCGACCCCGTCCTCAAGCAGATTCTCAAGAACATGCGCATGCGCAAGCTC ATTTTCACCAACGGTGACATGATCCATGCCGTGAGGGCCCTCAAGAGGCTGGGCCTGGAGGACTGCTTCGAGGGGATCATCTGCTTCGAGACCCTGAACCCGCCGTGCCTGCTGACGCCGTGCGACCAGGCGCCGGAGATCTTCGACATCGCCGGCCACTTCGCCGGGTTAGGCAGCGCCGATGACCTGCCCAGGACCCCCGTCCTGTGCAAGCCCAACGTCGGCGCCATGGAGGCGGCCCTCAGGATCGCCAACGTCAACCCTTACAAGGCG ATTTTCTTCGACGACAGCGTGCGCAACATTCAGGCGGGCAAGCGAATCGGCCTCCACACGGTGCTGGTTGGCACGTCGCAGCGGGTGAAGGGCGCGGATCACGCGCTGGAGAGCATCCACAACATCCGGGAGGCGCTGCCGGAGCTGTGggaggaggccgagaaggcggaggacgtcctCTACGCCGACCGCGTGGCGATCGAGACCTCGGTGACCGCGTAG